TAAAGCCAGATGTAAACCAATATTGCTCATCACTGTTACCACTAAGGAATTATCCTTTAATAATCCCTTTTTCTTTAAGTATAGGCCACAGGCCACCATAATCTGATCACCGTCAACTATATTCCCTTTTTCATCAACAGCTATCATTCTATCTGCATCACCATCATGGGCAATTCCTATGTCTGCACCTTGCTTTAAAACTTCCTTCTGTAATTGTTCTGGATGAGTTGAACCGCAGTTCTTATTAATGTTAATTCCATTGGGTTGATTGTTAATGACAATCACCTCAGCCCCAAGCTCCTTTAAGGCCTGAGGTGCTGCCTGGAAGGCTGCACCATTAGCGCAGTCTATTACTACTTTAACACCATTTAGTTTAGTGTCAATGGTATTTTTTGCAAAACTAATGTACTTTTCACATGCGTCATTTAATTCTTTTACTGAACCAAGCATTTCCCCAGTTGGAAAGGGCATATTATCCACACTCAGGGCAAGCTGCTCTATTTCTTCTTCCACAGAGTCGGGAAGCTTGTAGCCTGTTGATGAGAAGAATTTTATGCCATTATCCTCAACAGGATTATGGGAGGCTGAAATCATAACTCCTGCAGTTGCATTAAGCAGCCTTGTAAGATAAGAAACTCCTGGGGTAGGAATAACTCCTGCTTTAACAACGTTTCCTCCCACAGAGCAAATACCTGCAATCATGGCACCTTCAAGCATATGACCTGATATCCTGGTGTCCTGGCCTATTACAATAAGTGGTTTTCTATAATCTGTATTCTTTGCAAGAATATATGCTCCTGCCCTGCCCAGCCTATATGCTAGCTCTGCTGTTAAGTCTCTATTGGCTACTCCACGTACTCCATCTGTTCCAAATAATTTTGCCATGGCTACTCCTCCCCTTCAATCCAGCTCAAACCCTCAATTATTTTAGTAGGTATTTCTTCTTTTGGTAGTCCATATGCCTCAATAATTGACTGGGCCACCCTAATTCCATCTACTGCGGCACTCATGATACCACCAGCATACCCTGCCCCTTCGCCAGTTGGGTATAGTCCTTCTATATCAAGTGCCTGATACTTATCATCCCTTGGTATCCTTAGCGGAGCAGATGTCCTTGTTTCAACACCTGTTAAAATCCCCTTATTAGTTCCAAAGCCCCAGATCTTTTTATTAAAGTCCTGTAGGGCTTCCCCCAGCACCTCACCAATCTCTTTGGGCAAACAATCCCTGAGGTTCGCTTCCTTTACATCAGGCTTGTAAGTTGCCTGTTTTAGTCTGGAAGGTGTTTCTTTTACTGTGTCATTTATAAAGTCATCTACAGTTTGAACAGGTGCAGTATAGTTTCCTCCACCAAGGTGATAAGCATCCCCTTCTATCTGCCTCTGAAACTTAATGCCTGATAATGGATTCTTGTAATCATAATCCCTTTCACCCACAGTAACCACCACAGCTGAATTAGAAGTTCCAGATGAGCGATCATGGTAGCTCATACCATTTACGGCAAGCATCTCTGGCTCTGAGCTGGCCCCAATCACATATCCTCCAGGGCACATGCAAAAGCTGTAAGCTGCCCTGTTGAGATTGGTATTTCTATAAGTAAGATGATAATCTGCTGCACCCAGCCTGGGGTTACCTGCCCATTCTCCATATTGAGCACAATCTATCATATGCTGGGGATGCTCAACTCGTAACCCAATTGCAAAAGGTTTTGCTTCCAATTTAGTATTAATTTTCCATAGCTTCTCATATGTGTCCCTTGCACTATGGCCGGTTGCAAGAATGCACCTTGATACAGGAAGCTCATGTTTATGGTTTACTTCTACAGCCTCTAAGACACCTTTTTTGATCATAAAGTCTGTAACCCTTGCCTGAAATAGTACTTTTCCTCCCAGAGAAATTATTTCCTTTCTTATATTGGCAACAATGTTTCTAAGCCTGTCAGTACCAAGGTGAGGCTTGGCCTGGTAAAGAATTTCTTCTGGTGCTCCTGCAGCTGTTAATGCCTGTAAAATAAGGTTAACTCTTTTGTCCTTGATTCTGGTAGTAAGCTTACCATCACTAAAGGTTCCAGCCCCACCTTCACCAAACTGAACATTAGATTCAGGATCCAGTTCACCCTCATCCCAAAACCTCGCCACATCCCTTTGCCGTGCAAAAACACTCTTGCCCCTTTCCAGCACAATTGGCTTATACCCCCACTTTGCCAGAAGCCACGCGGCAAAAAGACCGGATGGGCCGGTCCCAACTACTAGAGGAGGATATTTCAAATACTCGACTCCCCGCCTAATATTTAAATACTCCTCTTCCTGGTCAACTATACTGCTTTTAGGCGGTAGGGGCTCCTTTATTTTGCCTGTTATTTGCTCTTCTAAATCCAGCACAATAGTATATACGAAAGCAATTTCCTTTTTTCGTCTTGCGTCTAGGGATTGTCTTTCAATCCACCAGTTCTTTACCTGGCTTGCGGATACCTTTAGCTTTTGACAGGCTAGCTGCTTAAGTATATTAGTATCCTCATCAATTCCTATACGCAGCTCAGATACCCTAATTTTCATTGCCTACCTCCAACATCACTTGAACCCTATCATCACTTGCATCAGTTATTCCCGTGGGAAATTCTAAATCAACTTCAAAATTAATACTTTCTTCAATTTCAGTAACATCTATTTCCAGAGTTAAATATCCTATTTCATTGATTATATCCCTTGAACCATAAATTTTCACAGTAGAGGGATATACCAATACCTTGTCTACTTTTAGCCCAGGCTTAAGCTCTCCAATTAAGTCAATTAATATGGGCACTGTCCTGTTGGGTATGTCTTCCACAACTGGTATTAAGACATCCACATTTCTGGGAATAACCTCAACCCATTCCATAA
The window above is part of the Desulfitibacter alkalitolerans DSM 16504 genome. Proteins encoded here:
- the glmM gene encoding phosphoglucosamine mutase, which produces MAKLFGTDGVRGVANRDLTAELAYRLGRAGAYILAKNTDYRKPLIVIGQDTRISGHMLEGAMIAGICSVGGNVVKAGVIPTPGVSYLTRLLNATAGVMISASHNPVEDNGIKFFSSTGYKLPDSVEEEIEQLALSVDNMPFPTGEMLGSVKELNDACEKYISFAKNTIDTKLNGVKVVIDCANGAAFQAAPQALKELGAEVIVINNQPNGININKNCGSTHPEQLQKEVLKQGADIGIAHDGDADRMIAVDEKGNIVDGDQIMVACGLYLKKKGLLKDNSLVVTVMSNIGLHLALKQAGITVYQTQVGDRYVLEKMIEAGCNLGGEQSGHIIFLDHNTTGDGLVTALQLLQVMSDTGKTLSQLAAQMEIFPQILLNARVKNKDRVMSNPTFLKAVKEIEGKLKGEGRVLVRPSGTEPLVRVMVEGPKDDLIKTMAEELADLALKLDEKL
- a CDS encoding NAD(P)/FAD-dependent oxidoreductase, whose product is MKIRVSELRIGIDEDTNILKQLACQKLKVSASQVKNWWIERQSLDARRKKEIAFVYTIVLDLEEQITGKIKEPLPPKSSIVDQEEEYLNIRRGVEYLKYPPLVVGTGPSGLFAAWLLAKWGYKPIVLERGKSVFARQRDVARFWDEGELDPESNVQFGEGGAGTFSDGKLTTRIKDKRVNLILQALTAAGAPEEILYQAKPHLGTDRLRNIVANIRKEIISLGGKVLFQARVTDFMIKKGVLEAVEVNHKHELPVSRCILATGHSARDTYEKLWKINTKLEAKPFAIGLRVEHPQHMIDCAQYGEWAGNPRLGAADYHLTYRNTNLNRAAYSFCMCPGGYVIGASSEPEMLAVNGMSYHDRSSGTSNSAVVVTVGERDYDYKNPLSGIKFQRQIEGDAYHLGGGNYTAPVQTVDDFINDTVKETPSRLKQATYKPDVKEANLRDCLPKEIGEVLGEALQDFNKKIWGFGTNKGILTGVETRTSAPLRIPRDDKYQALDIEGLYPTGEGAGYAGGIMSAAVDGIRVAQSIIEAYGLPKEEIPTKIIEGLSWIEGEE